From the Acidilutibacter cellobiosedens genome, one window contains:
- a CDS encoding DedA family protein encodes MDDWIIEIIDSSGYVGIMLLIALENIFPPIPSEVILTLSGFMTNYTRMNIWIATVFATIGSSIGAIIIYSLGRLVNTKSLERWINKWGHIFHLKIGDVKKAKGWFVRHGNITVFFCRFIPIVRSLISLPAGMAKMNVWIFLLYTGIGTFVWNSVLIFLGAFAGSQWKELVNQINMYSYIILGCLAVGVIFAFWAIKKIKNRS; translated from the coding sequence ATGGATGACTGGATTATTGAAATCATAGACTCTTCGGGTTATGTCGGAATTATGTTGTTAATTGCTCTTGAAAATATCTTTCCTCCTATCCCTTCTGAAGTAATATTAACATTAAGCGGTTTTATGACTAATTATACCAGAATGAACATATGGATTGCCACAGTGTTTGCCACAATAGGTTCTTCAATAGGTGCCATTATAATTTATAGTTTAGGAAGGCTCGTAAATACAAAGAGTTTAGAAAGATGGATCAACAAATGGGGGCATATTTTTCATTTAAAAATTGGAGACGTCAAAAAAGCAAAGGGATGGTTCGTACGTCACGGAAATATAACCGTATTTTTTTGCAGATTTATCCCTATAGTAAGAAGCCTCATTTCCCTTCCGGCAGGGATGGCAAAAATGAATGTATGGATATTTTTGCTCTATACCGGTATAGGTACATTTGTATGGAATTCCGTATTGATATTCTTAGGTGCATTTGCAGGTTCTCAATGGAAAGAGCTTGTAAACCAAATAAACATGTACTCCTATATTATTCTTGGATGTTTGGCAGTAGGAGTAATTTTTGCCTTTTGGGCGATTAAAAAAATTAAAAATCGCTCGTAA
- a CDS encoding aminoglycoside phosphotransferase family protein, translated as MQEKCMDKITEIPNCENWQRIERINKGWSDDVKYHVIDKDGNELLLRLSDISKFDNKQAEYNFIKLINKLGFSMSEAVDFGVCNGGKSTYMLLSWVDGKSLDECISSFPIMEQYELGIKAGRILKQIHSIPVNDNLPFHWETKMKNKIVSRINDYKTSDYRVKGDETAILYVRENIKLIDNVKKVYQHGDFHMGNLVLTDDKNVGVIDFNRWDIGDFVEEFYKTQSFDRESSIPFARGKIDGYFDNIPPLEFWERHALYVAYSSLFSIIWSIPFGKSDVESMITRCQMALNDYDNFNIIIPRWYKNIL; from the coding sequence TTGCAGGAGAAATGTATGGATAAAATAACTGAAATACCAAATTGTGAAAATTGGCAGCGGATAGAACGAATCAACAAAGGTTGGTCTGATGATGTAAAATATCACGTTATAGATAAGGACGGCAATGAGCTTTTATTAAGATTATCCGATATTAGTAAATTTGATAATAAACAGGCCGAATATAATTTTATTAAACTTATTAATAAGCTTGGTTTCTCTATGTCGGAAGCAGTTGATTTCGGAGTTTGTAATGGAGGGAAAAGTACATATATGCTGCTTTCATGGGTTGACGGGAAATCATTGGATGAATGTATTTCATCATTTCCCATTATGGAACAATATGAGTTAGGAATCAAAGCAGGGAGAATTTTAAAACAAATTCACTCAATACCTGTTAATGATAATCTTCCGTTTCATTGGGAAACAAAAATGAAAAATAAAATAGTTTCAAGAATAAATGATTATAAAACTTCTGATTACAGGGTTAAGGGAGACGAAACCGCAATTCTTTATGTAAGAGAAAATATAAAGTTAATTGATAATGTTAAAAAAGTATATCAGCATGGGGACTTCCATATGGGAAATCTGGTTCTTACAGATGATAAAAACGTCGGTGTAATTGATTTTAACCGATGGGATATAGGTGATTTTGTTGAAGAATTTTATAAAACTCAATCTTTTGACAGAGAATCAAGTATTCCCTTTGCAAGAGGAAAAATCGACGGATACTTTGATAATATTCCACCTTTGGAATTTTGGGAAAGGCATGCGCTTTATGTTGCATATTCGTCACTTTTTTCGATCATATGGTCAATACCTTTCGGAAAATCTGATGTTGAAAGTATGATTACACGCTGCCAAATGGCTTTAAATGATTACGACAATTTTAATATTATAATTCCCCGTTGGTACAAAAATATCCTCTGA
- a CDS encoding aldo/keto reductase, protein MLKRNYKNTNLSISVLGLGCMRLPKINPDKGDIDYEKAQEIIDYAITHGINYFDTAYMYHDGTSEKFLGHALKKYDRSSYFLTTKMPVWMVDTPKDIERIFNDQLEKLQTDYLDFYLLHSLTKEHFKKCKEFKLYDFLSEKKEKGIIRHLGFSFHDTPDVLREICDTYEWDVVQIQLNYLDWEVQDAKQQYEILEQRHIPCIIMEPVRGGALASLCDTSNKIFKAARPDKSIASWAIRYAATLPNVMTVLSGMSTMDQIIDNVNTMTNFEPLNSEDYKTIEKSVAAYKTNITIPCTGCRYCMPCPQGVSIPKIFKLYNEYAISKNKDGYKTSYNKVPESERINNCIACGKCATHCPQSIEIPEKLKTIKNLTEELFAK, encoded by the coding sequence ATGTTAAAAAGAAATTACAAAAATACCAATTTATCTATTTCAGTATTAGGTTTAGGATGTATGAGACTTCCAAAGATAAATCCCGATAAAGGTGATATCGATTATGAAAAAGCACAGGAAATAATCGATTATGCTATTACTCACGGTATCAACTATTTTGATACGGCGTATATGTATCATGATGGCACATCAGAAAAATTTTTAGGCCATGCTCTTAAAAAATATGACAGAAGCAGTTATTTTTTAACTACCAAGATGCCCGTATGGATGGTCGATACTCCTAAGGATATAGAAAGAATTTTCAATGATCAATTGGAAAAGCTTCAAACAGATTACCTTGATTTTTATCTGCTTCATTCCTTAACAAAAGAGCATTTTAAAAAATGCAAGGAATTTAAGTTATATGATTTTTTATCAGAAAAAAAAGAAAAGGGAATAATACGTCATTTGGGATTTTCTTTTCATGATACCCCCGATGTTTTAAGAGAAATCTGTGATACTTATGAATGGGATGTAGTACAAATACAATTAAATTATCTCGACTGGGAAGTACAGGATGCTAAACAGCAATATGAAATATTGGAACAGCGCCATATCCCCTGTATCATCATGGAACCCGTTCGAGGCGGAGCTTTAGCAAGTCTTTGCGATACGTCAAATAAGATATTTAAAGCGGCAAGACCGGATAAGAGCATTGCATCTTGGGCAATTCGATATGCAGCAACCTTGCCGAATGTTATGACTGTTTTAAGCGGGATGTCTACTATGGACCAAATTATTGATAATGTTAACACCATGACAAATTTCGAACCGTTAAACTCAGAAGATTATAAAACCATTGAAAAATCAGTGGCTGCATATAAGACCAATATTACCATTCCCTGTACCGGATGCCGTTACTGTATGCCTTGTCCCCAAGGTGTGAGCATCCCCAAAATATTTAAATTATATAATGAATATGCAATTAGCAAAAACAAAGACGGTTATAAAACATCATATAATAAAGTGCCCGAATCTGAAAGAATTAACAATTGTATTGCCTGTGGTAAATGCGCTACTCATTGTCCCCAGTCAATTGAAATTCCGGAAAAATTAAAAACGATTAAAAATTTAACGGAAGAATTGTTTGCCAAATAA